The following nucleotide sequence is from Microbulbifer sp. A4B17.
TACACATGGCAAATCGGGGTTGACTTTAACTTCGGTCACGATAGTAGCTGGCTGATTAACCTTGCAGCTATTTACTATGATGTTGATACCGATATTGAGGTTGATGCTTCCTGGTTTGATGTTGATAACGATAATTTCTTTTATCGTCACAGATTCGGTGGTGATTATGAATTTGACCCCTGGTCATTCAACATCGGTGTAGGCTACAAGTTTGATTTCCACTGGTAATCAAGATGTAGTGAAGTAAAGGGCGCTTCGGCGTCCTTTTTTAATTATGTAGCCCCTGAATAAGGCTGTAATATTTCTGCGAAGCTGCGTTTTGGTTATCTGTCTTGTATAAGCCAGAAGTGTCACAGAATTATTCAGTTGCTGCTTGATGTCAGGTGCAGATAGTTCGATAGATTCGGGAAGTTAGAGTTTTCCTATGGTTGATTACAAATTACGTTTATATTGGTCGCAATTGTAATCTTTAAATTTTTCTTTCAATTTTTTAATCTTGCCTCTCCACTTCTCCATCTGCTCTCCTGAGCCACCATCTTTTCTCTTTTCATGAAGTTGCTCAATTTTGCTCTGCCACTTTTTACATTTCTTATAGGATACATCCTGTTGTGCATATGATGTGTTGGCAGAGATAAGTGCAGCAGTAAGAGCGATAGTGAGACTTGTGGTTTTCATAATGATTATTCCAAGTGTTACTAAATAAATAATCTCACCTTGCATGAATAAAGTAAATGTAATCGATTTTAAAAAGTTGAACCTGTTGATTTTTGGGGTGGTGATTAATTAAATAACTATATTTTTTGTGAGCTGTTTAAGGGGGTTTATAGGGTACTGTAGTAGCGGGGTGAATGCGCTTTCATTAAATTTACTGGATGCAGTGATAAAGAGGCTGGTAACTTGGTCGTTTATCTTTAGCGATACAAGAAGGCCCGATAAGCCACGGGCACTTCTTCTATCGGTTATTTATCAGTTAGACCAGGTAGTTATTGATTAGAGGGAAAGCTGAACTGAATGCCTTCCCTTACACCGCTAGCAGGCCAGCGCTGGGTAATGGTTTTGCGCTTTGTGTAAAAACGCACTGAATCGGGGCCGTAGGCGTGGAGGTCGCCAAACAGTGAACGCTTCCAGCCACCGAAACTGTGGTGTGCTACCGGTACCGGTAGAGGAACGTTGATACCGACCATTCCAACTTTAATATTGTCACTAAAATAGCGTGCGGCCTCTCCGTCGCGAGTAAATAGGCAGGTGCCGTTACCGTATTCATGAGCATCGATAATATCCATGGCTTCCTGCATAGTTTCGACACGCATCACACAGAGCACCGGGCCAAATATTTCCCCACTGTGAATCGACATTTCCGGAGTGACTCGATCGAACAGACAGGCGCCCAGGTAATTACCATTTTCAAAACCGGAAACGGTTTGGTTGCGCCCATCTACAGCCAGCTCGGCACCCTCTTCGATACCAGCGGCAATATAATTCTCCACTTTTTGTAAGTGTTGCCGGGTTACCAGTGGCCCCATATCGCTTTGGCTGTCCATACCATCGCCGATTTTCAGATCAGCAATTTGTAGTTTGAGCTTCTCAACAAGGGCATCGGCGGTTTCATTACCTACCGCTACAGCGACAGAGATGGCCATACAGCGTTCACCACAGGAACCATAAGCTGCGCCCATTAGAGCAGCGGCAGCGTTGTCCAGGTCGGCATCGGGCATGATGATCGCGTGGTTTTTGGCACCACCAAACGCTTGCACTCTTTTTCCATGGGCGGTGCCTGTGGTGTAGACATACTCTGCGATCGGAGTCGATCCCACAAAGCTCACCGCTTGGACACGTTTATCGGTGAGGAGTGTATCGACGGCCTCTTTACCGCCGTTAACTACATTTAGTACCCCTGTAGGGATGCCGGCTTCTATACCCAGCTCCGCGATAAACAGTGCGGAGGAGGGGGTGCGTTCGGAGGGTTTTAGTACAAAGGTATTGCCGCAGGCAATTGCCATGGGCCACATCCACAGAGGAACCATAGCGGGGAAATTAAAGGGGGTTATGCCGGCACAAACACCCAGCGGTTGGAATTCGCTCCAGGAGTCTATTGCCGGTCCGACATTTTTACTGTGTTCGCCCTTTAGCATTTCCGGAGTAGAGCAAACGTACTCGATATTCTCGATGCCCCGCTGTAATTCCCCCATCGCATCGTCGAGGACTTTGCCGTGTTCCAGGGTAATCAGCTCACAGATCTTTGCGGCGTTCTCCTGCAGCAGGTCTCGCAGGCGGTACATAATTCGTACTCGCTTGGCCGTCGGAAGGTTTCGCCAAGCGGGGAAGGCCGCTTCAGCTGCACTAATGGCCTCTTCAACAGTCGCTTTAGAGGCTAACGAAACCTGGGCGATCACTTCGTTGGTGGAGGGGTTGGTGACCTCTTGGAGTTCGGAGTTACCTGCGGCACCGGTGTCATTAACCATGTTGCCATTAATCAGGTGGCCGATTACTTTCATAGTTCTCTCTCAGTCGGGTTTATCAATTATTGTTCTACTGCTTTATCCCTTTGTAACACAGCTCTGTGTTTTGGGGAAAAGCTCCCGACTGTTCGGAGTTATTCGTGTTTGGGAAAATCCCTGAGAACCGCCAAAAATGCATCGCCGAAGCGTTCGAGCTTACTGTCTCCAACGCCGGAGACCGCTAATAGCTCGCTGCGTGTTTGTGGGTGGGCTTGTACCATACCGCGCAGGGTCGCATCGTGGAAGACGACATAAGGCGGCACACCCCGCTCTTCTGCCAACTGTTTGCGACAGTTGCGCAGGGCTTCCCAAAGCACCTGGTTTTCTGGGCTGAGATCATCCAGGCTGCGATTGTCACGGCTCTGCGAGCGCGCCGCTTTTGGGGGAAGCTTGCGCAGGCTGAGAGTTTCCTCCCGTCGCAGCAGCGGGCGACAAATTTCAGTGAGCCTCAGCCCCTGGAATTCTCCCTCGACCTCCAGGTAGCCGCGCACAATCAGCTGCCGCACGACTGCCCGCCATTCGGCTGCGCTCAGGTCTTTGCCGATGCCATGAGTGGAAAGCTGGTCGTGCTCGAACTTGCGGACTTTCTCGTTCTCGGAGCCGCGCAGTACATCGATCACGTGGCTAGCGCCAAAGCGCTGTCCGGTGCGATAGATACAGGAGAGTAGTTTTACCGCTGCCTCACTGGCATCCCAGGTGGCAGGCGGCTCCAGGCAGGTGTCACAGTTGCCGCAGGGTTTGTCCAGGGGTTCCGCAAAGTAGTCCAGCAGGGCCTGGCGGCGGCAGCTGGTGATCTCACACAGCCCGAGCATGGCATTCAGGCGGCTGCGCTCCTGGCGCTTGTGCTCTTCGCTGCCCTCTGAGGACTCCACCATCTGGCCGATCTTTACCACATCCTCGAGACCATAGAGCAAAAGAGCAATTGAGGCACCGCCATCGCGGCCTGCACGGCCAGTTTCCTGGTAGTAGGCTTCGATACTCTTGGGCAGATCCAGGTGAACAACGAAACGCACATCTGGTTTATCGATCCCCATGCCAAATGCAATGGTGGCAACAACAATGACACCCTCTTCACGCAGGAAGCGGCGCTGGTGCTCGGCGCGGGTCTCGGTGGGTAGTCCGGCGTGATAGGGCAGGGCAGTGAAGCCCTGCTGGCTCAACCACTCCGCAGTGTTCTCCACTTTGGCTCGGGACAGGCAGTAAATAACCCCGGCGTTGCCCTGATGTCCGTTTTGTAAGAATTGCAGCAGTTGGCGGCGCTGGTTGTCCTTGGGCTCAATGCGGTACTGGATATTGGGGCGGTCGAAGCTGCTGACAAAGTGGCGGGCCTCTTCCAAGTCCAGGCGGCGAGCAATTTCTGCACGGGTGCGCTTGTCTGCTGTCGCTGTCAGGGCAATACGGGGTACCCGGGGGAATTGCTCGTGCAGGCAGTTGAGTTGCAGATAGTCGGCGCGAAAGTCGTGCCCCCATTGGGAAACACAGTGGGCTTCATCAATGGCAAACAGCGACAGTTCCACCCGTTGCAGTAATGACAGGGTTCGTGGCTGTAGCAACCGCTCGGGGGCTAGATAGAGGAGATCCAGCTCACCGTGTAATAGCTGGCTTTCGATTGCCTGGATTTCGTCGTAGGCCACTGATGAATTCAAGTAAGCGGCGCGGATGCCGGCTTCCTGAAGAGCTTCTACCTGGTCCTGCATCAGGGCAATCAGGGGGGAGATTACAACTCCACACCCGGGGCGCGCCAGGGCGGGAATCTGGTAGCACAGGGATTTACCACCGCCGGTGGGCATTAATACCAGGGCATCATTGCCGGCTACCAGAGTGTCGATAACTGCTTTTTGAGGATCGCGGAAATCGGTATAGCCAAAAACGTGTTCGAGAATATGTTGTGGGGAATTCATGGGCGGGGAGTATACCTTGTGGCTCGATCGTGCGTGGTATGTTTATTGATGAGTATGCCGCTGAAATTGAATGAAATTGACGGCTTTACGCTTGTGACATATTTCGCGGGTTATAATCCTACGCCATCACAGCGGCAAGCTAAGGATAGGGCTATGCGCACATTGATTTTGTCAACTGTGTTGTCGTTGACGGTTCCTGCCGGACTTCTGGGGTGCGCCTCCACCTCCCCACATAATCTGGTTCAATCTGTTGTTGCTGACACTCACCTGGGGTGGCAAACAGCACCGGAAAACCAACTGGCATTTTCCCTGGCGACTGCATCGGGTGTTGCCCAGGTTGAGCTACAGCCTTTGCCGGAAGAGTTCACAGTGGTCACTCTCGAGTTACCCGGCATGCAAAAAGTTGAAAATATTCAGTGGGAAAATGAAGAAGGGAAATTCACCACGCTGTATGACGGCGAGGCGAGTTTGGAAGGCGTCAGCCTACAGAGCCGGGGGCACGGCTATCGCTTGCAGTTGCAGTTGTCTGCGATGGACTATCTCCGGGATGGGGGGGTGCTGACCGTTACGGATCAGCGTTAGAAACTCTACTGGTACGCTCAAAGCCCAGTCCAGCAGGGCGAATCAAATAGAGCTGTTTCCAGTACTTTCCAGTTACCCAGAGCCCATTTTTGGCTTTGTCCCAGGCGATCCCATTGGCCACGGTGTCAGGATGATTTCTGCCGGCCGGATTGAGAGCGCTGAGATCGATAATGCCGCGCACCTGGCCACTCTCTGGATCGATGGCAATAATCTGTTTTTCTTGCCATATATTTGCCCAAATCAGGCCCTGGGCAAATTCCAATTCATTGAGTCTGGACCAATTTTTACCTCCGCCTTGAACTTTGAGGTGTTGCACTACCTCAAAAGTATCGGGATCGCGGAAAACCAGTTCGCCACTGCCATTACTCATAATCAGCTGCTGGCCATTACTGGTGAGGCCCCAGCCTTCGCCTCGATAGTGCATGACCTTCAAATGTTGGAGCTTGTCTGCGTGGTAGACATGGACCTCTCCCGCCTTGTAGGTCAGCAGGTAAAGTTTATCGTTGAGAACTGTGAGCCCTTCGGCGAAACGATTCCTAGCAAGCCATTTGCGTCTTACTGGATTGGCCCCAGGGTCGGTATACTCGGCGAGCCAGGAGCGGCGGTAGCGACCACTGCTCTCCCACCAGCGTTGACCATCGTAGAAAAGCCCCTGGGTGAAATGGTCCCCTCCACGCTGGCGCTCTTCCAGGATGGAAAAAGGGATTGTTTGGAGTTGTGTCTCTGCAGCTGCACTTTGTGGCCACGGGGCGTAAAGCAATAACAGTATCCAGCTGTTCACGAGAAGTCGGTTCATCAATAGCCTATGACCAGAATTAAAACTTTTATCACTTTGACGCTGCTGGGTGGACTCGCAGTGGTGCTGCCTATAGCTATCTTTGTCCTGCTGTTTCAGTGGCTGTTCGGTCAAGTTAGTGATCTTGTCGCTCCCGCTGTGGTGTGGCTTGAGGCGCATACAGAATTTAAGAATACCCTTGCCAGGCTCGTGGTGATAGCCCTGATTCTTGGTGGTTGTTTCGCGATTGGTTTGTTGGTGAAAACCAGTGTTGGCAGCTGGTTGCACCGCCATGTGGATCACTGGTTGGGACGCCTGGCGCCGGGTTACAGCACCATCAAAGATGTGGTGATCCAGTTTATTGGTGGCGGTGGTGAAGGTGTGCTTGCGGGGCCGGTAGCCAAGGTCCGCATTCACGGCATTGATAATCCGCTCACTGTCACCGCAATTGTCACTTCTCAACACCCCAATGGAGATATGACCGTCTATGTGCCCACAGCGCCGGTACCCACCTCCGGGTTTGTGTTTCATGTGCCGGCAGAGTGCGTAGAAATACTGCCCGGCGTGAGTGTTGAGGCGGCGATGAAGACGATCGTCGCCTGTGGTTCCGGCAGTGCCAACTTGCTGTCTTCAGAGAAGAAGGAGACTGGAGTCCCCTCTACTTGATATCCCGGTTTCTACCCAGATCGCGAATGGCAAAGCGAGCCGGGTGCAGTGCTTTGGCCAGGGTTGCGCTGACCGGAAGGGGCTCGTTGAGCATCCAGGCAGTCAGTACCTCGGCTGTTAGTGGTGCGTAGGTAAAGCCACGGGAACCCAAGCCTCCCATTACATAGAGACCTTGCTGGTAGTCAGCCCGCTCGGGGACGTACTGCTTGCGGTTCTTGCGCAGTGCGACATAGGTATCGCTGATAGAGTCCCAGTTGGGTAAGGGGCCGGCTAAGGGTAGGTAGTCGGGGGTCGCTGCGCGCAAAGCCGCTCGGCCAGTGAGAGACTGTTGAGAGAACTCATCTGCTATTTGCGGCAGTAGCTCTGCCAGGGTTTGTAGATTCTCGCTGTGCTCGCTAACCCGTAGATCAGTAGCGGTCTCCTTAAGCTTAAAGGTGGCACCAAAGCTCTGACGCCCTTGATAGGCAGGAGTGATATAGCCCTCACCGCACAGAGCCATTTGTAACTGCGAAGAATTTTCAGTGGCTGCTGCTCTGGACACCTGCCCGCGAATTGGCTTCAGGGGGAGGGCCGCCGCAGGGGCAAATTGGCGAATGTCATTGGCACCGCACAGAACTACCGCATCAAATTGAAAGTCACTGCGGTCTGTTTTTACTGACCAGCCGCTCGATTCTCGCTCTAACTCTTTTACCAAGCTGTTGCTGTGCAGGTTGATATTTGGGTGCTGCAATAAAGTGGCGCAGACTTTGCGCGGTTCAACCCACCCGGCGTGAGGAAAGTGCAGTCCACCCACGGGTAGGTCGACGCCTGCCAGGGAGCTGGCCGCTCGAGCATCGACAGGTTCAGCCAATAGCTGCCCATCGCTCTCCGCCAGTGTGGCGGCAACCTGACTCTGTAATTGCTGTTCCCGCTCAGTTTGCGCCAATTGAAGCAGACCGCTGAAGTGGCTCACTTTAGAGCAGCTGCTGCGATAGTAGCGCTGGGCAAACATCAAAGCGTGGAGATTGAAGTCTCCGTTGGGGCCGGGCTTGGGAGATAACTTGGCGTATAGAATTCCCTGGTCATTCCCAGATCCACCAGAGCCGGGTTCCTCACCCTGCTCAAATACCTGAACATCGATGCCGCGCTCTGCCAGTGCCCGGGCAATAGTGGCACTGGCTATTCCCGCGCCGACAATAGCGACAGTTTTAGGAGGCTTGCTTTCCTGGTGAGGCAGGTGCCACGGAGTTTCCCTGGTTTCGCTCACTTGCGGGCTCTCCAGAGTGCCACACAGCATCTCTCTTTTGCGCCCGAAGCCGGGAACCTTGCGGAGAGAAAAACCGGCATCGCGGAGTCCGCGCTTAACCAGCCCAGCACAAGTAAAGGTGGCGAAGGTGGCGCTAGCACCGCTCAGAGCGGCCATGTTGTTAAACAACTCCGGTGTCCACATATCCGGGTTCTTGGCTGGGGCAAAACCGTCCAGGAACCAAGCGTCTACCTGGTGATCGCTGTCCCTTTGCAGGCGCAAGCTGTTCAGGGCCTCGCTTGCCTCCCCGATAATCAGGGTCAGGCTGACTGGGCCAAAGTGCAGCCGGTGAATGCCGGCGGCCAGCAGGGGAGGGTAGCTATCAATCAAGGGCTGGGCGAACGGGGCCAGTTGTGGCCAGAGATCCAGTGCCCTGCGCAGGTCATTGGGACGCAGTGGGAACTTCTCGACCGAAATAAAGTGCAAGCGAGCACTTTCCGGGGCCGTTCTCTGCCAAAGCTCTGCGGCGGCGAGAAAGTTCAGGCCGGTGCCGAAGCCTGTCTCGGCGATGGTAAAGGTGCCGCTCTCCGCGAGCTGTTGCCAGCGTTCAGCCAGGGCATTTTGCTGCAGGAAAACGTAGCGGGTTTCCTCCAGGCCGGAGGCGCTGGAAAAATAGATATCGTCGTAGGCGCGAGACAGCGGCTGGCCGTCTTCACGCCATTCAATTTCTGCGTACTTCTTGTCCGGTTCGCTCACAATAAGACTTCCGTCAGCCCCCATCCTGCAAGCCAAACTCGCGCATTACCTGGTCGCACCAGCGCTGGATACGCTCTTCGCTCAGATCGAATTCGTTCTCCTCATCCAGGGCCAGCCCGACA
It contains:
- the recQ gene encoding DNA helicase RecQ — its product is MNSPQHILEHVFGYTDFRDPQKAVIDTLVAGNDALVLMPTGGGKSLCYQIPALARPGCGVVISPLIALMQDQVEALQEAGIRAAYLNSSVAYDEIQAIESQLLHGELDLLYLAPERLLQPRTLSLLQRVELSLFAIDEAHCVSQWGHDFRADYLQLNCLHEQFPRVPRIALTATADKRTRAEIARRLDLEEARHFVSSFDRPNIQYRIEPKDNQRRQLLQFLQNGHQGNAGVIYCLSRAKVENTAEWLSQQGFTALPYHAGLPTETRAEHQRRFLREEGVIVVATIAFGMGIDKPDVRFVVHLDLPKSIEAYYQETGRAGRDGGASIALLLYGLEDVVKIGQMVESSEGSEEHKRQERSRLNAMLGLCEITSCRRQALLDYFAEPLDKPCGNCDTCLEPPATWDASEAAVKLLSCIYRTGQRFGASHVIDVLRGSENEKVRKFEHDQLSTHGIGKDLSAAEWRAVVRQLIVRGYLEVEGEFQGLRLTEICRPLLRREETLSLRKLPPKAARSQSRDNRSLDDLSPENQVLWEALRNCRKQLAEERGVPPYVVFHDATLRGMVQAHPQTRSELLAVSGVGDSKLERFGDAFLAVLRDFPKHE
- a CDS encoding glutaminyl-peptide cyclotransferase codes for the protein MNRLLVNSWILLLLYAPWPQSAAAETQLQTIPFSILEERQRGGDHFTQGLFYDGQRWWESSGRYRRSWLAEYTDPGANPVRRKWLARNRFAEGLTVLNDKLYLLTYKAGEVHVYHADKLQHLKVMHYRGEGWGLTSNGQQLIMSNGSGELVFRDPDTFEVVQHLKVQGGGKNWSRLNELEFAQGLIWANIWQEKQIIAIDPESGQVRGIIDLSALNPAGRNHPDTVANGIAWDKAKNGLWVTGKYWKQLYLIRPAGLGFERTSRVSNADP
- a CDS encoding DUF502 domain-containing protein; this translates as MTRIKTFITLTLLGGLAVVLPIAIFVLLFQWLFGQVSDLVAPAVVWLEAHTEFKNTLARLVVIALILGGCFAIGLLVKTSVGSWLHRHVDHWLGRLAPGYSTIKDVVIQFIGGGGEGVLAGPVAKVRIHGIDNPLTVTAIVTSQHPNGDMTVYVPTAPVPTSGFVFHVPAECVEILPGVSVEAAMKTIVACGSGSANLLSSEKKETGVPST
- the mnmC gene encoding bifunctional tRNA (5-methylaminomethyl-2-thiouridine)(34)-methyltransferase MnmD/FAD-dependent 5-carboxymethylaminomethyl-2-thiouridine(34) oxidoreductase MnmC, whose amino-acid sequence is MSEPDKKYAEIEWREDGQPLSRAYDDIYFSSASGLEETRYVFLQQNALAERWQQLAESGTFTIAETGFGTGLNFLAAAELWQRTAPESARLHFISVEKFPLRPNDLRRALDLWPQLAPFAQPLIDSYPPLLAAGIHRLHFGPVSLTLIIGEASEALNSLRLQRDSDHQVDAWFLDGFAPAKNPDMWTPELFNNMAALSGASATFATFTCAGLVKRGLRDAGFSLRKVPGFGRKREMLCGTLESPQVSETRETPWHLPHQESKPPKTVAIVGAGIASATIARALAERGIDVQVFEQGEEPGSGGSGNDQGILYAKLSPKPGPNGDFNLHALMFAQRYYRSSCSKVSHFSGLLQLAQTEREQQLQSQVAATLAESDGQLLAEPVDARAASSLAGVDLPVGGLHFPHAGWVEPRKVCATLLQHPNINLHSNSLVKELERESSGWSVKTDRSDFQFDAVVLCGANDIRQFAPAAALPLKPIRGQVSRAAATENSSQLQMALCGEGYITPAYQGRQSFGATFKLKETATDLRVSEHSENLQTLAELLPQIADEFSQQSLTGRAALRAATPDYLPLAGPLPNWDSISDTYVALRKNRKQYVPERADYQQGLYVMGGLGSRGFTYAPLTAEVLTAWMLNEPLPVSATLAKALHPARFAIRDLGRNRDIK
- a CDS encoding CoA-acylating methylmalonate-semialdehyde dehydrogenase — its product is MKVIGHLINGNMVNDTGAAGNSELQEVTNPSTNEVIAQVSLASKATVEEAISAAEAAFPAWRNLPTAKRVRIMYRLRDLLQENAAKICELITLEHGKVLDDAMGELQRGIENIEYVCSTPEMLKGEHSKNVGPAIDSWSEFQPLGVCAGITPFNFPAMVPLWMWPMAIACGNTFVLKPSERTPSSALFIAELGIEAGIPTGVLNVVNGGKEAVDTLLTDKRVQAVSFVGSTPIAEYVYTTGTAHGKRVQAFGGAKNHAIIMPDADLDNAAAALMGAAYGSCGERCMAISVAVAVGNETADALVEKLKLQIADLKIGDGMDSQSDMGPLVTRQHLQKVENYIAAGIEEGAELAVDGRNQTVSGFENGNYLGACLFDRVTPEMSIHSGEIFGPVLCVMRVETMQEAMDIIDAHEYGNGTCLFTRDGEAARYFSDNIKVGMVGINVPLPVPVAHHSFGGWKRSLFGDLHAYGPDSVRFYTKRKTITQRWPASGVREGIQFSFPSNQ